The following proteins come from a genomic window of Gammaproteobacteria bacterium:
- a CDS encoding SDR family oxidoreductase translates to MSTEKVAIITGSSSGIGAAVALKLAATGIRIVINYKNNESGAKEVLEKAKTMGSEAILVQADISDDMDCRKMVEQTIQKWQRVDYLVNNAGVSKFVKHADLEELNSHDFHQIYAVNVVGAYQMIRAVVPHMRKLGRGSIVNISSVAGTLAIGSSIAYAASKAALNNMTQSLARALAPEIQINAICPGFVSTRWFKNALGEEGYNKKITEIETKMPLKVASNAEDIAETVVYFLVANHHVTGELLQVDAGMHLLVAN, encoded by the coding sequence ATGTCCACTGAAAAGGTAGCAATCATTACTGGATCTAGCTCAGGGATTGGTGCTGCAGTTGCATTAAAGCTAGCAGCTACTGGAATTCGAATAGTTATTAATTATAAAAATAATGAATCTGGAGCTAAGGAAGTTCTTGAAAAAGCCAAGACCATGGGTAGTGAAGCTATTTTAGTTCAAGCTGACATTAGTGATGATATGGATTGCCGCAAAATGGTGGAACAGACAATACAAAAATGGCAAAGAGTCGATTATCTAGTAAATAATGCTGGTGTATCAAAGTTTGTTAAGCATGCTGATCTTGAAGAATTAAATTCACATGATTTTCACCAAATCTATGCCGTAAATGTTGTGGGTGCATATCAAATGATTCGAGCAGTTGTGCCCCATATGCGTAAATTAGGTAGAGGTAGTATTGTCAATATTTCTTCCGTTGCAGGGACATTAGCAATCGGTAGCTCCATAGCTTATGCCGCGTCAAAGGCAGCTTTAAATAATATGACTCAATCCCTAGCACGTGCCCTTGCACCTGAAATACAGATTAATGCAATTTGTCCTGGCTTTGTGAGCACTCGTTGGTTTAAAAATGCATTGGGAGAGGAAGGTTACAATAAAAAAATTACGGAAATTGAAACAAAAATGCCATTAAAGGTTGCATCAAATGCAGAGGATATAGCTGAAACAGTAGTGTATTTTCTTGTGGCGAACCATCATGTAACCGGAGAATTACTTCAAGTCGATGCGGGCATGCATCTTTTGGTAGCTAATTAA
- a CDS encoding thioesterase family protein yields MSSDHQKNHPFSVVIPVRITDVNYGKHMAHTALIGILHQARVLFLTAHNLDELNIEGSGLILSNATYSYKTEAFFNTKLHIKVEIGEYSGARFNFLYDVTNFDTGKRIVIGKEEMAFFDYGKKKSVKIPETFLRICDACQTHIMC; encoded by the coding sequence ATGTCGAGTGATCACCAAAAAAACCACCCTTTCTCAGTAGTCATTCCAGTTAGAATCACTGATGTTAATTATGGTAAACACATGGCTCATACTGCTTTAATTGGGATACTGCATCAAGCGAGGGTTTTGTTTCTAACCGCGCATAATTTAGACGAATTAAATATTGAAGGATCTGGATTAATACTATCGAACGCAACTTATTCTTATAAGACTGAAGCTTTTTTCAATACAAAACTTCATATAAAAGTTGAGATAGGTGAATATTCTGGTGCAAGATTTAACTTTCTATATGATGTAACCAACTTTGATACTGGGAAAAGAATAGTCATTGGTAAGGAGGAAATGGCATTTTTTGATTATGGTAAGAAAAAATCTGTCAAAATACCTGAGACTTTTTTAAGAATATGTGATGCTTGTCAAACACACATTATGTGTTAA
- a CDS encoding DUF3050 domain-containing protein — MHTKISHIIAAISPLVDAIQQHKLLTAIDSIEKLRLFTEIHVYAVWDFMALLKALQRKLTSIQSLWTPPINSMGCHLINTLLSEEESDYLLDGRYLSHFELYQEAMWHCGANIQPITGFISDIKAYKPLSSLLARADLPPPARGFITDTFTIIEKDSHAIAASLAFAREYITSNLFSTILQTIQPAGSSYSLKPLRCYLQRHIDLDSDKHSQQSQMLVVSLCGTDEIKWQEALDAALFSLQSRLQLLDGIHAAITQL; from the coding sequence GTGCACACAAAAATATCACATATTATCGCCGCCATCTCACCTTTGGTTGACGCGATTCAACAACATAAGCTGTTAACAGCTATCGATTCGATCGAGAAATTACGACTTTTTACCGAAATACATGTCTATGCAGTGTGGGATTTTATGGCCTTGTTAAAAGCCCTGCAACGCAAATTGACTTCAATACAATCACTCTGGACACCACCCATAAACTCCATGGGGTGCCATTTGATAAATACTCTCCTGAGCGAGGAAGAAAGTGATTACCTCCTTGATGGCAGATATCTCAGCCACTTCGAATTATACCAAGAAGCAATGTGGCATTGTGGCGCCAATATTCAACCCATAACTGGTTTTATCAGCGATATAAAAGCCTATAAGCCACTTTCCAGCCTATTAGCCCGGGCTGACTTACCTCCACCTGCTAGAGGCTTCATTACCGATACTTTTACCATTATAGAAAAAGACAGTCATGCTATCGCTGCCTCATTAGCCTTTGCTCGTGAATACATCACCTCAAATTTATTTTCAACCATACTCCAAACAATTCAGCCGGCGGGCAGTAGTTATTCCCTGAAACCACTGAGGTGTTACCTACAGCGCCACATTGACCTCGATAGCGATAAACACAGCCAACAGTCGCAAATGTTAGTCGTCAGCCTCTGCGGAACAGATGAAATCAAATGGCAAGAGGCGTTAGATGCAGCTCTCTTTTCATTGCAAAGTCGACTTCAATTACTGGATGGAATCCATGCTGCCATCACGCAATTATGA